Proteins from a genomic interval of Sphingobacterium sp. SYP-B4668:
- a CDS encoding NUDIX hydrolase, with protein MFTNFTIDCVIFGFHDGLLKALLTERNEYPFKDWWALPGFFVNNDEEMEDAVKRILYENAGLKDIYMEQLAAFAGLKRHPQGRILTVAYFALMQLDQSKIKVKPVTTYMRQAKWFSVNELPELAFDHQQIIDLSLEKLKRKIGYTAVAFELLPEKFTLTQLQQVYEAILGRKLDKRNFRKKMLNYGFLKELPEFQKGVSYRAARLYKLDKRKFQKVFSHED; from the coding sequence TTGTTTACAAATTTCACCATTGACTGCGTCATTTTTGGCTTTCATGACGGTCTTTTAAAAGCTTTATTAACCGAGAGAAATGAATATCCATTCAAAGATTGGTGGGCCTTGCCTGGTTTTTTTGTGAACAATGACGAAGAAATGGAAGATGCCGTCAAACGGATTCTTTATGAAAATGCAGGCTTAAAGGATATCTATATGGAACAATTGGCTGCGTTTGCTGGTCTTAAACGACATCCACAAGGCCGTATACTTACCGTAGCTTATTTTGCACTTATGCAACTAGACCAAAGTAAGATCAAGGTTAAACCTGTTACCACATACATGCGTCAGGCGAAATGGTTCTCAGTTAACGAACTTCCCGAGTTGGCATTCGATCATCAGCAGATAATAGACCTCAGTTTGGAAAAACTAAAACGTAAAATAGGGTATACGGCTGTGGCCTTTGAATTACTGCCTGAGAAATTTACGCTTACACAATTGCAACAAGTCTATGAAGCTATATTGGGTAGAAAATTAGATAAAAGAAATTTTCGAAAGAAAATGTTAAACTATGGCTTCCTTAAAGAACTTCCAGAGTTCCAAAAAGGGGTATCTTACCGTGCTGCACGTCTTTATAAATTAGACAAGAGAAAATTCCAAAAAGTGTTCTCGCATGAAGATTAA
- a CDS encoding TetR/AcrR family transcriptional regulator, translating into MVNSDNKRKQIVKAAVKRFAHFGIPKTTMNEIAEDVNLTKANLYYYFPDKNSLIKDVLLSIVDEMDVEEQIVIKELGKNLLELLYKLLDVRVIFVKKYYMFYLFENMDWIKDSSISAEIESLIQKDEDQYCQIFERAKAAGEIVDLDPRYIAKNYSDAMRGIGFMGNLSNIVKGFPSIDNIDDIVQRQKEVTEIMLYGLSTKNRNN; encoded by the coding sequence ATGGTGAATTCAGATAATAAGAGAAAGCAAATTGTGAAAGCAGCGGTTAAGCGTTTTGCTCATTTTGGGATTCCAAAAACAACAATGAACGAGATTGCTGAGGATGTGAATCTAACTAAAGCTAACCTTTACTACTATTTTCCGGACAAAAACTCCTTGATTAAAGATGTGTTGTTAAGCATTGTCGATGAGATGGATGTTGAAGAACAAATAGTAATTAAGGAGTTGGGTAAGAATCTCTTGGAATTGTTATACAAGCTTTTGGATGTGCGGGTGATTTTTGTAAAAAAATATTATATGTTTTACCTTTTTGAGAATATGGATTGGATTAAGGATTCCAGTATTTCAGCCGAGATTGAGTCCTTGATACAAAAGGATGAGGATCAATACTGCCAGATTTTTGAAAGAGCGAAGGCTGCGGGAGAGATTGTTGATTTAGACCCTCGTTATATTGCTAAGAATTACAGTGACGCCATGCGGGGCATCGGTTTTATGGGAAATCTTTCCAATATAGTTAAAGGCTTTCCTAGTATAGACAATATAGATGATATAGTTCAGCGGCAGAAGGAGGTAACCGAGATCATGCTCTATGGGTTGAGTACTAAAAATAGAAACAACTAA
- a CDS encoding TolC family protein produces the protein MNRIRKWLLILLSFGVVGGSYAQEELTLGEAIQYALKNKADAKKSQLDVINAENKISEVRANALPQINLSAGLTYNPIIQKIALPDFTGQNGGNPSLVEMGQKWQATPTISLTQQIFNQSVFTGLKAASTTRAFYQINHELTEEQLIERVANSYYDVYQSKLELATIETNLQNTTKTRDVIDGLYKNGLAKKIDLDRTNVAVNNLESSKQQMINAIQLKENALKFVIGMDVTKEISMPKNTFEIDLAKALVDTSSLDSRTEVKLLETQKQLLGYNKKSIEAQYYPTLSLNANYGYTGFGQQFPIFNSGPSINWANFSTIGVNLSFPIFTGYATRSKVRQAQIDIDKVSVDIEDTKLGLLLASENAKKQLKNSLLTINAQSDNVKLAKEVLFNVENNYKNGLATLTDLLDAEKSYAEAQNSYSTALLNYKVAEIQIIKSNGNLKSLINE, from the coding sequence ATGAATAGAATTAGAAAATGGTTATTAATCTTGCTTAGTTTTGGAGTGGTTGGAGGCTCTTATGCGCAAGAGGAATTGACGCTGGGTGAAGCAATACAATATGCGCTCAAAAATAAAGCCGATGCTAAGAAATCACAATTAGATGTAATCAACGCCGAAAATAAAATTAGTGAGGTTAGAGCAAACGCTCTTCCTCAAATTAATTTGTCCGCCGGATTAACGTACAATCCCATCATTCAAAAGATAGCTCTTCCTGACTTTACAGGTCAAAATGGGGGGAATCCAAGTTTGGTAGAGATGGGACAGAAATGGCAAGCGACGCCGACGATATCATTGACTCAGCAAATCTTCAATCAATCTGTATTTACGGGATTAAAAGCAGCTAGTACAACTCGTGCATTTTATCAGATTAATCATGAATTGACAGAGGAGCAGTTGATTGAGCGAGTTGCCAATAGTTATTATGATGTATATCAATCTAAGTTGGAGTTAGCTACAATCGAGACTAATTTGCAGAATACAACTAAGACCCGAGATGTAATCGACGGGTTGTATAAAAATGGTTTGGCTAAAAAGATTGATTTAGATCGTACTAATGTAGCAGTCAATAATTTGGAATCCTCCAAACAGCAAATGATTAATGCAATTCAACTAAAGGAGAATGCGCTTAAATTTGTCATTGGTATGGATGTGACAAAGGAGATTTCTATGCCAAAAAATACATTTGAGATTGACTTGGCCAAAGCATTGGTCGATACCTCTAGTTTGGACAGTCGAACTGAAGTAAAGCTTTTGGAAACGCAGAAACAACTTTTGGGCTACAATAAAAAATCAATCGAAGCCCAATACTATCCAACATTGTCTCTGAATGCTAACTATGGATACACAGGATTTGGGCAACAGTTTCCAATTTTTAATAGTGGTCCTTCTATAAATTGGGCAAATTTTTCAACAATAGGTGTTAATCTTTCATTTCCCATATTTACAGGATACGCCACGCGTTCGAAGGTAAGGCAAGCTCAGATTGATATTGATAAAGTTAGTGTTGATATAGAAGATACAAAGTTGGGATTGTTGCTTGCATCTGAAAATGCGAAGAAGCAGCTGAAAAATAGCTTATTGACTATTAATGCGCAATCTGATAATGTAAAGTTGGCAAAAGAAGTATTATTTAATGTGGAAAATAATTACAAGAATGGACTGGCAACCCTTACAGATTTATTAGACGCCGAAAAATCATATGCTGAAGCCCAAAATAGCTATTCAACGGCATTATTAAATTATAAAGTTGCAGAGATCCAAATCATCAAATCAAACGGAAACTTAAAATCACTTATTAACGAATAA
- a CDS encoding efflux RND transporter periplasmic adaptor subunit — translation MKRIIITIVIIVAALAGIMYVLNKNKEKNKAETEIVAQKNASVAVRTDTVALREMNLQYIANGTFMPYQDMKLSAETSGKVIKVLVKEGDYVRAGQVLAIVEGDKLDVSKQNAQAAYNNAKADYERYESAFQTGGVTKQQLDQAKLKLESEQNNLKSAQLNASDATVRAGISGTINERKIEPGTYVSPGTEMFSLVNVGSLKLRVNVDEKNVATLKVGQNIKIAASVFPDKNFDGKIVFIAPKADGSLNFPVDIEVKNNAGNELRAGMYGTAVFGADRFSSVLTIPRTAFVGSVSSNQVFVNENNTAILKTITSGRNFGDYIEVIEGLTAGQIVITSGQINLLNNTPISIIK, via the coding sequence ATGAAACGAATCATCATAACCATTGTCATTATAGTAGCAGCCCTAGCTGGTATTATGTATGTATTGAATAAAAATAAAGAAAAGAATAAAGCGGAGACGGAAATAGTGGCGCAGAAGAATGCATCAGTAGCAGTGCGTACAGATACAGTTGCACTTCGGGAGATGAATCTACAATATATTGCAAATGGTACGTTCATGCCTTATCAAGATATGAAACTGTCTGCTGAGACATCAGGTAAAGTAATCAAAGTGTTGGTGAAAGAGGGTGACTATGTGAGAGCAGGACAAGTATTAGCTATAGTGGAAGGGGATAAGTTGGATGTGAGTAAACAGAATGCACAGGCAGCGTATAATAATGCAAAAGCAGATTACGAGCGTTACGAAAGTGCCTTTCAGACAGGTGGTGTGACAAAGCAACAACTTGATCAGGCTAAATTGAAGTTAGAGAGTGAGCAAAATAACCTGAAAAGTGCGCAATTGAATGCATCAGACGCTACTGTGAGAGCTGGTATAAGTGGTACTATTAATGAACGTAAGATAGAGCCAGGTACATATGTGTCTCCAGGTACGGAGATGTTTAGTTTAGTAAATGTGGGGTCACTAAAATTACGTGTCAACGTGGATGAGAAGAATGTCGCAACATTGAAAGTCGGACAGAATATCAAAATAGCTGCAAGTGTATTCCCAGACAAGAATTTTGATGGAAAGATTGTCTTTATTGCACCAAAAGCTGACGGAAGTCTAAATTTCCCTGTTGATATCGAAGTGAAGAACAATGCGGGTAATGAATTGCGTGCAGGAATGTATGGTACTGCAGTTTTTGGAGCGGATCGTTTCTCATCGGTATTGACTATACCACGTACAGCATTTGTAGGTAGTGTGAGCTCAAATCAAGTGTTTGTCAATGAAAATAATACAGCCATTCTTAAGACAATTACCTCCGGACGTAATTTTGGTGACTATATAGAAGTAATCGAAGGATTGACTGCAGGTCAAATCGTCATCACAAGTGGTCAAATCAACTTGCTAAACAATACACCGATTAGCATCATTAAATAA
- a CDS encoding efflux RND transporter permease subunit: protein MKISEISIKRPSIIIVLFIILTLGGLFSYKMLSYELIPKFEVNVITVQTVYPGASPSEVENTVSKKIEDAISSLENVKKVETKSYESLSLVLITLTNNADANYALNDAQRKINAILKDLPDDVDPPSLVKFSLDDMPIMNLSVTSKLSEKELYDLLDKKIQPIFSRISGVAQVDMIGGQEREIQVTLDPKKMEGYGLTIAQVQQDILSSNLDFPTGNVKTRTNQTLIRLAGKFKSVEDLRNLPITTPQHVAIRLRDIADVQDAQKEVEKIARLDRQNTILMQVKKQSDANAVEVSKLVKQTIETVQNDYKEQGVQVLVANDTSDYTLKAANNVIFDLFLAIVLVGVIMLFFLHSLRDAAIVMVAIPLSLIATFIGIYLMGYTLNLMSLLGLSLVVGILVDDAIVVVENIHRHMEMGKSKIRAAYDGAAEIGFTVTAITMVIVVVFLPIAMSTGLVANILAQFCVTVIIATGLSLLVSFTIVPWLYSRFGKLSHINPHTFFGKIIHGFEAGLTAFTHKISDLLKWCIDSRWNKVITMFVVLVLFVGSLGLVGAGYIGGEFFPASDKGEFLVQLELNKDASIESSNFMTQRAENFISKFPEVERVITTVGQSSDGMGGTTGTKYKAEIHVILIDQKERSESTKVFGAKLKRDLEKELVGSKVKTVTVGMMGAEQAPITLTVIGSDMKDALAFANQAADQLRNIEGATEVKLTSEDGNPEINVQVDRDKMNSLGLNLSTVGMAMQTAFSGNTDGKFRAGEYEYDINIRFGEQDRKNIEDVRNLQFINTQGQAIKLEQFADVSYSSGPTLLERRDKSPSVSIEAQVIGRPSGTIAAEWETQFEKLQRPPGVNYMWGGDMENQTEGFGTLGYALLASIILVYLVMVSLYDSFVTPFIVIFSVPLSFIGALLLMALTDTSLNIFTILGIIMLIGLVCKNAILLVDFANMRKEAGDNTHDALVAANHARLRPILMTTIAMVFGMIPIAIATGEGADMNRGLAIVIIGGLLSSLFLTLVIVPVVYSIFDSLQKRFGQHKKPDYEALMKEDYVPNADYVDEMSVKHN, encoded by the coding sequence ATGAAAATTTCAGAAATCTCAATAAAACGCCCGAGTATAATAATCGTACTGTTTATTATACTGACCTTGGGTGGTTTATTCAGCTATAAGATGTTGAGTTACGAGTTGATTCCCAAGTTTGAGGTCAACGTTATCACAGTACAAACGGTCTATCCCGGAGCATCTCCTTCAGAGGTAGAAAATACAGTATCAAAGAAGATAGAAGATGCCATCTCCTCCTTGGAGAACGTAAAAAAGGTGGAAACAAAGTCTTACGAGAGTTTATCTCTGGTGTTGATTACGTTAACCAATAATGCTGACGCTAACTATGCATTAAATGATGCACAACGTAAGATTAATGCCATTTTGAAAGACCTTCCAGATGACGTGGATCCTCCGTCCTTGGTGAAATTCTCATTGGATGATATGCCCATCATGAATCTATCGGTCACGAGTAAATTGTCCGAAAAGGAATTGTATGATCTTTTAGATAAGAAGATACAACCTATATTTTCACGGATAAGTGGGGTAGCTCAGGTGGATATGATTGGCGGACAGGAACGCGAGATTCAGGTCACCCTGGATCCTAAGAAAATGGAGGGTTACGGCTTGACCATTGCACAGGTACAGCAAGATATATTGTCGTCAAACTTGGATTTCCCGACCGGAAACGTAAAGACCCGTACCAATCAAACCCTGATTCGCTTGGCTGGTAAGTTTAAATCGGTTGAGGATCTTCGTAATCTACCGATTACGACACCTCAGCATGTAGCCATTAGATTACGTGATATAGCTGATGTGCAAGATGCACAAAAGGAAGTGGAAAAAATTGCGCGTTTAGATCGCCAGAACACGATTTTGATGCAAGTTAAGAAACAGTCCGATGCAAATGCTGTTGAAGTGAGCAAGCTGGTTAAGCAAACCATCGAGACAGTGCAAAACGATTATAAGGAACAAGGCGTACAGGTATTGGTCGCTAATGATACATCTGACTATACCTTGAAAGCGGCCAACAACGTTATTTTTGACTTGTTCTTGGCGATAGTATTGGTCGGGGTAATTATGCTTTTCTTCCTACACAGTTTACGTGATGCTGCAATCGTGATGGTGGCTATTCCATTGTCTTTGATTGCGACCTTCATCGGGATTTATTTGATGGGATATACCTTGAATTTAATGAGTTTGCTTGGACTGTCATTAGTGGTAGGTATCCTGGTCGATGATGCGATTGTGGTCGTGGAAAATATTCACCGTCATATGGAGATGGGTAAGAGTAAGATTCGAGCGGCGTATGATGGAGCGGCTGAGATTGGTTTTACCGTTACGGCAATTACGATGGTAATTGTAGTGGTGTTTTTACCGATTGCGATGTCGACTGGGTTGGTAGCTAATATTTTGGCTCAATTCTGTGTGACGGTTATCATCGCGACGGGATTGTCGCTATTGGTTTCCTTTACGATAGTACCTTGGTTGTATTCACGTTTTGGAAAGCTATCGCATATCAATCCACATACATTCTTTGGTAAGATTATCCACGGTTTTGAAGCGGGGTTGACAGCCTTCACGCATAAGATTTCAGATTTATTGAAATGGTGTATTGACTCAAGATGGAACAAAGTGATTACGATGTTTGTCGTGTTGGTCTTATTTGTAGGATCACTGGGGCTTGTGGGTGCTGGTTACATTGGTGGAGAATTTTTTCCAGCTTCGGATAAAGGAGAATTCTTGGTCCAATTAGAGCTAAATAAAGATGCGTCTATTGAGTCATCTAACTTTATGACACAGCGTGCGGAAAACTTCATTTCTAAATTTCCAGAAGTAGAACGTGTGATTACCACTGTTGGACAGTCGAGTGATGGAATGGGGGGGACCACTGGTACCAAATACAAAGCGGAAATCCACGTGATTTTGATTGATCAAAAGGAGCGAAGTGAAAGCACCAAAGTATTCGGAGCCAAACTGAAGAGGGATCTGGAGAAAGAATTAGTCGGTTCTAAGGTAAAAACCGTTACAGTTGGTATGATGGGAGCTGAGCAGGCACCAATCACTTTGACGGTAATTGGATCTGACATGAAGGATGCATTAGCATTTGCAAATCAGGCCGCAGATCAATTGCGTAATATTGAAGGAGCTACAGAGGTCAAGTTGACCTCTGAGGATGGTAACCCCGAAATCAATGTGCAAGTAGACCGTGATAAGATGAATTCCTTAGGATTGAATCTGTCTACCGTAGGTATGGCTATGCAAACGGCGTTTAGTGGAAATACAGATGGTAAATTCAGAGCTGGTGAATACGAATATGATATCAATATCAGATTCGGCGAACAGGATCGTAAAAATATAGAGGATGTCCGTAATCTACAATTCATCAATACTCAGGGACAAGCCATTAAATTGGAACAATTTGCTGATGTGAGTTACAGCTCAGGGCCAACTTTGTTGGAACGTAGGGATAAGTCACCGTCGGTATCTATCGAAGCACAAGTGATTGGACGGCCTTCAGGTACTATTGCCGCGGAATGGGAGACACAGTTCGAAAAATTGCAACGTCCTCCAGGCGTAAACTACATGTGGGGTGGAGATATGGAAAATCAGACCGAAGGTTTCGGTACATTGGGATACGCTTTATTGGCTTCCATTATTTTGGTTTACCTGGTAATGGTATCGTTGTATGACAGTTTTGTCACTCCATTTATCGTCATCTTCTCGGTACCGCTATCGTTTATTGGAGCGCTATTATTAATGGCACTTACTGATACATCTCTTAATATCTTTACCATTTTGGGGATTATTATGTTGATTGGATTAGTGTGTAAGAATGCGATTCTTCTTGTTGACTTTGCAAATATGCGGAAGGAAGCTGGTGATAATACGCATGATGCATTGGTCGCTGCCAACCATGCTCGTCTTCGTCCAATTTTGATGACGACTATTGCCATGGTATTTGGTATGATACCTATCGCGATTGCTACGGGTGAAGGAGCTGATATGAATAGAGGACTTGCTATTGTAATTATAGGTGGGTTGTTATCATCCTTATTTTTGACGTTGGTTATCGTTCCTGTGGTCTACTCAATATTTGATAGTTTGCAGAAGCGTTTTGGACAGCATAAAAAACCAGATTACGAAGCATTGATGAAAGAGGACTATGTGCCCAATGCGGATTACGTGGACGAAATGTCTGTCAAACACAATTAG